A single Nicotiana tabacum cultivar K326 chromosome 5, ASM71507v2, whole genome shotgun sequence DNA region contains:
- the LOC107803054 gene encoding cold-responsive protein kinase 1-like isoform X2: MGFSCFGSFLQCKDNRETQVQGLELATNNVTLFSYNSLRSATGHFHPSNKIGGGGFGVVYKGVLRDGRSVAVKCLSAESKQGTRELLTEINMISNTRHPNLVQLIGCCVEGGNRILVYEYLENNSLASALLGSKGKCVPLDWPKRAAICLGTASGLAFLHEDAEPPIVHRDIKASNVLIDENLHPKI; the protein is encoded by the exons ATGGGTTTTAGTTGTTTTGGTTCTTTTCTGCAGTGTAAGGACAACAGAGAAACTCAAGTACAAG GATTAGAACTTGCAACCAACAATGTGACGCTGTTTTCCTATAACTCATTGAGATCAGCGACAGGGCATTTCCATCCATCGAACAAAATAGGAGGAGGTGGTTTTGGAGTTGTCTATAAG GGAGTTTTGAGGGATGGAAGGTCTGTAGCTGTCAAATGTCTTTCTGCTGAATCAAAACAAGGGACCAGGGAATTGTTGACAGAGATTAATATGATCTCAAATACCCGACATCCAAATCTTGTTCAGTTGATTGGTTGTTGCGTAGAGGGTGGCAATAGAATATTGGTGTACGAATACTTGGAGAATAACAGCCTTGCCAGTGCTTTACTTG GTTCGAAAGGTAAATGTGTTCCCCTAGATTGGCCCAAGAGAGCTGCTATATGTTTGGGTACAGCATCTGGTCTAGCATTTCTTCACGAGGATGCGGAACCACCAATTGTTCATCGAGATATTAAGGCTAGTAATGTCCTTATTGATGAAAATCTTCAtcctaaaatttga
- the LOC107803054 gene encoding cold-responsive protein kinase 1-like isoform X1 codes for MGFSCFGSFLQCKDNRETQVQGLELATNNVTLFSYNSLRSATGHFHPSNKIGGGGFGVVYKGVLRDGRSVAVKCLSAESKQGTRELLTEINMISNTRHPNLVQLIGCCVEGGNRILVYEYLENNSLASALLGSKGKCVPLDWPKRAAICLGTASGLAFLHEDAEPPIVHRDIKRISCSRVCLVRTAHEKG; via the exons ATGGGTTTTAGTTGTTTTGGTTCTTTTCTGCAGTGTAAGGACAACAGAGAAACTCAAGTACAAG GATTAGAACTTGCAACCAACAATGTGACGCTGTTTTCCTATAACTCATTGAGATCAGCGACAGGGCATTTCCATCCATCGAACAAAATAGGAGGAGGTGGTTTTGGAGTTGTCTATAAG GGAGTTTTGAGGGATGGAAGGTCTGTAGCTGTCAAATGTCTTTCTGCTGAATCAAAACAAGGGACCAGGGAATTGTTGACAGAGATTAATATGATCTCAAATACCCGACATCCAAATCTTGTTCAGTTGATTGGTTGTTGCGTAGAGGGTGGCAATAGAATATTGGTGTACGAATACTTGGAGAATAACAGCCTTGCCAGTGCTTTACTTG GTTCGAAAGGTAAATGTGTTCCCCTAGATTGGCCCAAGAGAGCTGCTATATGTTTGGGTACAGCATCTGGTCTAGCATTTCTTCACGAGGATGCGGAACCACCAATTGTTCATCGAGATATTAAG
- the LOC107803054 gene encoding cold-responsive protein kinase 1-like isoform X3, with protein MGFSCFGSFLQCKDNRETQVQELATNNVTLFSYNSLRSATGHFHPSNKIGGGGFGVVYKGVLRDGRSVAVKCLSAESKQGTRELLTEINMISNTRHPNLVQLIGCCVEGGNRILVYEYLENNSLASALLGSKGKCVPLDWPKRAAICLGTASGLAFLHEDAEPPIVHRDIKASNVLIDENLHPKI; from the exons ATGGGTTTTAGTTGTTTTGGTTCTTTTCTGCAGTGTAAGGACAACAGAGAAACTCAAGTACAAG AACTTGCAACCAACAATGTGACGCTGTTTTCCTATAACTCATTGAGATCAGCGACAGGGCATTTCCATCCATCGAACAAAATAGGAGGAGGTGGTTTTGGAGTTGTCTATAAG GGAGTTTTGAGGGATGGAAGGTCTGTAGCTGTCAAATGTCTTTCTGCTGAATCAAAACAAGGGACCAGGGAATTGTTGACAGAGATTAATATGATCTCAAATACCCGACATCCAAATCTTGTTCAGTTGATTGGTTGTTGCGTAGAGGGTGGCAATAGAATATTGGTGTACGAATACTTGGAGAATAACAGCCTTGCCAGTGCTTTACTTG GTTCGAAAGGTAAATGTGTTCCCCTAGATTGGCCCAAGAGAGCTGCTATATGTTTGGGTACAGCATCTGGTCTAGCATTTCTTCACGAGGATGCGGAACCACCAATTGTTCATCGAGATATTAAGGCTAGTAATGTCCTTATTGATGAAAATCTTCAtcctaaaatttga